The DNA region CCTCCGCGTAATACTGCGCCTGAGCATGCCACAGCTCATAATACTTTCCGTCTTCGTCGGCGACAAGCTTGTCATGGCTTCCGCGCTGAATAAGCTTCCCTTCATGAAATACGGCAATATCATCGCAGAAGCGGCAGGAAGAAAGACGATGACTGATATAAATCGCTGTTTTATCGCCGACAATTTCATTGAATTTGCTGTAAATCTCATATTCGGCAATCGGATCGAGCGCGGCGGTCGGCTCGTCGAGGACGATAAACGGCGCGTCCTTATACAGCGCACGCGCAAGTGCGATTTTCTGCGCCTCTCCGCCGGAAATCTTTACTCCCTTCTCGTCAAAATCCTTGTAAAGGCAGGTTTCAACGCCCTCCGGCATTGATGAAAGTCTGTCTCCGAAGCCT from Oscillospiraceae bacterium includes:
- a CDS encoding ABC transporter ATP-binding protein; this translates as AVVGMNGSGKTTFIKLLCRLYDPTEGEILLNGINIKKYDYDEYMSIFSVVFQDFKLFSFSLGQNVAARVDYDKTKVEACLKEAGFGDRLSSMPEGVETCLYKDFDEKGVKISGGEAQKIALARALYKDAPFIVLDEPTAALDPIAEYEIYSKFNEIVGDKTAIYISHRLSSCRFCDDIAVFHEGKLIQRGSHDKLVADEDGKYYELWHAQAQYYAEEAKCQ